From one Peredibacter starrii genomic stretch:
- the tyrS gene encoding tyrosine--tRNA ligase has product MARITVLPEQQLAELKRGAFEILPEEEMLKKLKKSYETQKPLKIKLGADPSRPDIHLGHTVVLQKLRLFQEFGHEIYFLIGDYTAQIGDPTGKNKTRPILSDEEVKENAKTYSEQIGKILDLSKTHIVFNKDWLGKFSGLELIQLMGKATVGALLQRDDFNKRYTNGEAIYLHEFVYPVLQGYDSVHLKADVELGGTDQTFNLMMGRQLQYAYGQEAQCILTMPLLEGTDGVNKMSKSLDNYIGLTDTPTNMFGKIMSISDELMKKYYLLLCRRPAVEVEAMISGLTNGTIHPMEAKKALASEITGYYHGEAAGKEEREKFEARFSKKQIPDDIQTITRPAGTVALLDFFLELGLIKSKSDGRRLIQQNAVKVNFENHTTDTLNLEKGQELILKIGKLRMVKLIGE; this is encoded by the coding sequence ATGGCCCGTATTACTGTCCTTCCAGAACAACAATTAGCTGAACTTAAGCGTGGAGCTTTTGAAATCCTTCCTGAAGAAGAGATGCTCAAAAAGCTTAAGAAGTCATATGAAACTCAAAAGCCGCTTAAAATCAAGCTAGGTGCTGACCCATCAAGACCTGATATCCACCTTGGACACACTGTCGTGCTTCAGAAGCTTCGTTTGTTTCAAGAGTTTGGTCATGAGATTTACTTTCTCATCGGTGACTATACGGCGCAGATTGGAGATCCAACTGGTAAGAATAAAACTCGTCCCATTCTTTCGGATGAGGAAGTAAAAGAGAACGCTAAAACATATTCAGAACAGATCGGTAAAATTCTTGATCTAAGTAAGACTCATATTGTTTTCAATAAAGACTGGCTTGGGAAATTCTCAGGTCTTGAATTGATTCAACTCATGGGGAAGGCAACTGTTGGTGCCCTTCTTCAGCGTGATGATTTCAATAAGCGTTATACAAATGGTGAAGCGATTTACCTTCATGAGTTCGTTTACCCGGTTCTTCAAGGTTATGATTCAGTTCACTTGAAAGCTGATGTTGAACTTGGTGGTACAGATCAGACCTTCAACCTTATGATGGGCCGACAGCTTCAATATGCTTACGGACAAGAAGCTCAGTGTATTCTGACTATGCCACTACTCGAGGGCACTGATGGCGTAAATAAAATGTCTAAGTCTCTTGATAACTACATTGGACTAACTGACACTCCGACAAATATGTTCGGTAAAATTATGTCGATCTCTGATGAGCTTATGAAGAAGTACTATCTTCTTCTTTGTCGTCGTCCGGCAGTTGAAGTTGAGGCGATGATTTCTGGTCTTACTAACGGTACGATTCACCCTATGGAGGCCAAAAAGGCCCTTGCTTCTGAAATCACTGGCTACTATCACGGTGAAGCAGCAGGGAAGGAAGAAAGAGAAAAATTCGAAGCTCGCTTCTCTAAAAAGCAGATTCCAGACGATATTCAGACAATCACTCGTCCAGCGGGCACAGTTGCTCTATTGGATTTCTTCCTGGAGCTTGGGCTTATTAAGTCTAAGTCTGATGGCCGTCGTTTGATTCAGCAGAACGCTGTTAAAGTTAATTTTGAAAACCACACGACCGATACTCTTAACCTTGAGAAAGGTCAGGAATTGATTCTTAAGATCGGTAAACTCAGAATGGTTAAGCTAATCGGCGAATAA
- the deoC gene encoding deoxyribose-phosphate aldolase, producing the protein MKFNQYIDHTLLKADASAAQIEKLCAEAREHEFFSVCVNSYYVKKALSFLSGSNVKVCTVVGFPLGASTMETKRFEAMKAVAEGAREIDMVINVSAIKSGEWQYVLDDMSSLAQVCHQQGSILKVILETCLLTQEEKIKACELAVKAKVDFVKTSTGFSTGGATIEDVKLMRSIVGTMGVKASGGIRDAETARKMIEAGATRLGTSASVEIVKGLTSTASY; encoded by the coding sequence ATGAAATTTAATCAATACATCGATCATACTCTTCTTAAGGCCGATGCAAGTGCCGCTCAAATTGAGAAGCTTTGTGCTGAGGCCAGAGAACATGAGTTCTTCTCAGTATGTGTGAACTCTTATTATGTGAAGAAGGCGCTTTCATTTTTATCTGGAAGTAACGTGAAAGTATGTACTGTGGTGGGTTTCCCGCTTGGTGCTTCAACCATGGAAACAAAAAGATTTGAGGCGATGAAAGCAGTTGCTGAAGGCGCTCGCGAGATCGATATGGTGATCAACGTCTCGGCTATTAAATCAGGTGAATGGCAGTATGTTTTGGATGATATGTCATCGCTTGCTCAAGTTTGTCATCAGCAAGGAAGCATCCTAAAAGTCATTCTTGAAACTTGTCTTCTTACTCAGGAAGAAAAAATCAAGGCATGTGAACTTGCAGTTAAAGCAAAGGTTGATTTCGTTAAGACTTCGACCGGCTTTTCAACAGGTGGAGCAACGATTGAAGACGTAAAACTCATGCGCTCAATTGTAGGTACAATGGGTGTGAAAGCGAGCGGTGGTATCAGAGATGCCGAGACTGCCCGTAAAATGATCGAGGCAGGTGCTACCCGCCTCGGAACAAGTGCTAGTGTTGAAATTGTAAAAGGTCTAACATCGACGGCGAGCTATTAA
- a CDS encoding glutathione S-transferase family protein → MNYTLIGSLTSPFVRRIRMLMETIPYELTELNIYETDDGITLNKINPINQIPVLVMGNEKIWDSRQIFNYLNSKYKFQTMNLEDENTLTAIEGALNAGIALFQFKRSGISIEEPYMIVNRHKDRIDSVLDYLLPFVKAEGKNWNFQTMTLYAFLDWGQFRGILSLEKRPEYQQFMAQHADREIVKKTAIPKV, encoded by the coding sequence ATGAACTACACGCTGATTGGCTCCCTGACTTCCCCTTTTGTTCGTCGAATCCGCATGCTCATGGAAACCATTCCTTATGAGCTAACTGAACTGAACATTTATGAAACTGATGACGGTATCACACTAAATAAGATCAACCCTATTAATCAGATTCCGGTCCTTGTGATGGGGAATGAAAAGATTTGGGACTCGCGCCAGATTTTTAATTATCTAAATAGTAAGTACAAGTTTCAAACCATGAACCTTGAAGATGAAAATACCCTTACTGCCATCGAGGGTGCTTTGAATGCAGGAATCGCCCTCTTTCAGTTCAAGCGTTCAGGCATCAGCATCGAAGAACCTTATATGATTGTGAATCGCCACAAAGATCGCATTGATTCAGTTCTCGACTATCTCCTTCCTTTTGTTAAAGCAGAAGGTAAGAATTGGAACTTCCAGACAATGACTCTTTACGCGTTTCTGGATTGGGGTCAGTTCAGAGGAATTCTTAGTCTTGAAAAACGTCCTGAGTATCAGCAGTTCATGGCCCAACACGCGGACCGTGAAATCGTAAAGAAAACCGCCATCCCAAAGGTATAA
- a CDS encoding acyl-CoA dehydrogenase, with protein sequence MGYYKADIRDIEFNLTELLKVQDWKDFGLEENDVKGILAEYNKYVENEVFPTREPSDHVGVKHVNGKVIVPESLHGVQKSFYANGWFALGMPAETGGTPVPESLYVACMSLATGANCAWTMYPGLSRAALNVINLKGNDFMKTNIIPKMMEGTWGGTMCLTEPGAGSDVGALRSTAKPLGNGKYSIKGTKIFISSGESDLYENNIHLVLARTPNGGEGSKGISLFVVPRFKINDDGSMGGTNHVICSKIEHKMGIHASATCEMQFGTDGETEGWLIGDEFDGMATMFIMMNEARLYCGIQGESQANAAYMMAEKYTKERVQFGKEIINHPDVRRNLLTMRAQARGMRALCLYTANLFNKAHKDPKAEAIIGLLTPICKAYCSETGFQVSSNALQAHGGYGYCTEYGVEQYVRDTQIAMIYEGTNGIQAIDFVMRKILKDGGKTLTALTAEIVAAVQSLDDAKFKKEKDIFNKVLLSAQGVMQHISTYAKNNQFNMILQNCTDFLNFASQMVIAWQLLESAVLADKKLASASADDKKYYESKVTDFRVYCAHYLIHNLSTAKTITDFTEDMTTLEI encoded by the coding sequence ATGGGTTATTACAAGGCCGATATTCGTGACATTGAATTCAATCTAACAGAGCTACTAAAAGTTCAAGACTGGAAAGACTTTGGTCTTGAAGAGAATGACGTTAAAGGCATTCTTGCTGAATATAACAAGTACGTTGAAAACGAAGTGTTCCCAACTCGTGAGCCATCAGATCACGTTGGTGTAAAACACGTTAATGGTAAAGTGATCGTTCCTGAATCACTTCATGGTGTTCAAAAATCTTTTTATGCGAACGGCTGGTTCGCTCTTGGTATGCCGGCCGAAACAGGTGGTACTCCGGTTCCTGAATCTCTCTACGTTGCCTGTATGTCACTTGCGACAGGTGCTAACTGTGCTTGGACAATGTATCCAGGTCTATCACGTGCGGCCCTGAACGTTATTAACCTTAAAGGTAATGACTTCATGAAGACCAACATCATTCCAAAAATGATGGAAGGGACATGGGGCGGAACAATGTGCTTAACTGAGCCAGGAGCTGGTTCGGACGTTGGTGCTCTTCGTTCAACAGCGAAGCCTCTTGGTAACGGCAAATATTCGATCAAAGGAACAAAGATTTTCATCTCTTCGGGTGAGTCAGATCTTTATGAAAATAACATCCATCTAGTACTTGCTCGTACACCAAACGGTGGCGAAGGTTCAAAGGGGATTTCTCTTTTCGTAGTTCCTCGTTTCAAAATCAATGACGACGGTTCCATGGGTGGAACTAACCACGTTATTTGTTCAAAAATTGAACACAAAATGGGGATCCATGCTTCGGCAACTTGTGAAATGCAATTCGGTACAGACGGTGAGACAGAAGGCTGGCTAATCGGTGATGAATTCGACGGTATGGCGACTATGTTCATTATGATGAACGAAGCTCGTCTTTATTGTGGTATTCAAGGTGAATCACAAGCTAATGCGGCTTATATGATGGCCGAAAAATACACTAAAGAGCGTGTTCAATTCGGTAAGGAAATTATCAATCACCCTGATGTTCGCCGTAATCTTCTTACAATGAGAGCTCAGGCCCGCGGAATGCGCGCGCTTTGTCTTTATACTGCAAACCTATTTAACAAAGCTCACAAAGATCCTAAAGCTGAGGCCATCATCGGTCTTCTTACTCCAATCTGTAAGGCCTACTGTTCAGAGACTGGTTTCCAGGTTTCTTCAAATGCTCTTCAGGCCCACGGTGGTTACGGCTACTGTACTGAGTACGGAGTAGAGCAGTACGTTCGTGATACTCAAATTGCGATGATCTATGAAGGTACAAATGGTATCCAGGCAATCGACTTCGTCATGAGAAAAATCCTAAAAGATGGCGGTAAAACTCTGACTGCACTGACAGCTGAAATCGTTGCAGCAGTTCAGTCTCTTGATGATGCTAAATTCAAAAAAGAGAAAGACATCTTCAACAAGGTTCTTCTAAGTGCTCAGGGTGTTATGCAGCACATTTCGACTTACGCGAAGAATAATCAGTTCAACATGATCCTTCAAAACTGTACTGATTTTCTCAACTTTGCGTCTCAAATGGTTATCGCATGGCAACTTCTTGAGTCAGCTGTCCTAGCTGATAAAAAACTTGCATCAGCTTCGGCCGACGATAAGAAATATTATGAGTCGAAAGTGACTGATTTCAGAGTGTATTGTGCTCATTATCTGATCCATAATCTCTCAACTGCCAAAACCATTACTGACTTCACTGAAGATATGACGACGCTGGAGATTTGA
- a CDS encoding response regulator transcription factor, which yields MKAGIAYIDDNKLNLDCIKTILDQDFDVEIFQKPEAFLTKFESTSYTSILVDIHMPTLNGFSLYEKIIEHPHYNGCPILFISSDDSDSARIKSFVMGAVDFLNRAINPDEMIARIKSKIAFFQKHRSIIEFTNLRVNLTLLKAYLDSKELPLTFIEFKILCLVLRNYPDVVPKPQLIQQVWRTDHVLDATIYTHVSNLNSKLGPWDYEINGLKTKGVQLMKKA from the coding sequence TTGAAAGCCGGAATCGCGTACATTGATGATAATAAACTCAATTTAGACTGTATTAAGACAATCCTCGATCAAGATTTTGATGTAGAGATTTTCCAAAAGCCGGAAGCGTTCTTAACTAAATTCGAATCAACTTCGTATACATCGATTCTTGTCGACATTCATATGCCAACTCTTAATGGCTTCTCGCTATATGAAAAGATCATCGAGCACCCGCACTACAATGGTTGTCCGATTCTTTTTATTTCTTCTGATGATTCTGACAGTGCTCGTATCAAATCTTTCGTCATGGGTGCGGTTGATTTTTTAAATCGCGCTATCAATCCGGATGAAATGATTGCAAGAATTAAATCGAAGATTGCGTTCTTCCAAAAGCACCGTAGCATCATCGAGTTCACAAATTTAAGAGTGAACTTAACTTTGCTAAAGGCATATTTGGATTCGAAAGAGCTTCCTCTAACGTTCATCGAGTTCAAAATTCTCTGTCTGGTTTTAAGAAATTATCCGGACGTTGTGCCTAAGCCGCAACTTATTCAGCAGGTTTGGAGAACAGATCACGTTCTTGACGCCACCATTTACACTCACGTTTCTAACTTAAATAGCAAGCTAGGTCCATGGGACTATGAAATTAATGGTCTTAAAACCAAGGGCGTGCAATTAATGAAAAAAGCGTAA
- a CDS encoding response regulator transcription factor, producing the protein MKWTLIYFDDQVQNIEAYKEFLSDKFNVIGSNDPRSLTTLLQDNNPHVILLDVHMPYIDGHELHKNIVDHPLYNGCPIIFISGDQSDENKLRSYEKGGIDFLPRDLSPEEIVARLTNKVKFFLQMSTKLELGNLSMDVKTMKATVNGQNADLTLLELRLLSNILRSYPAPLTRSDLILRVWGNDTVKPGTINTHLTNLKPKIEAWDHQIKVREENILVQKAQKKI; encoded by the coding sequence ATGAAGTGGACCCTTATCTATTTTGATGATCAAGTTCAGAATATCGAAGCTTATAAGGAGTTTCTCTCAGATAAATTCAATGTGATTGGAAGTAATGATCCAAGATCCTTGACGACGCTTCTTCAAGACAACAATCCACACGTCATTCTTCTTGATGTTCATATGCCATACATTGATGGCCATGAACTTCATAAGAACATTGTTGATCACCCTCTCTATAATGGCTGCCCGATTATTTTCATCTCTGGCGATCAGTCGGATGAAAATAAACTACGCTCTTATGAGAAAGGAGGCATTGATTTCTTGCCTCGTGACCTGTCACCTGAAGAGATCGTGGCCAGACTTACCAATAAGGTGAAGTTCTTCCTTCAAATGTCGACTAAGCTTGAGCTTGGAAATTTATCGATGGATGTGAAGACAATGAAGGCCACAGTTAACGGTCAGAATGCTGACCTTACTCTGTTGGAGCTTCGTTTATTAAGTAATATTCTACGCTCTTATCCAGCGCCTCTGACTCGTAGTGATTTGATCCTGAGAGTGTGGGGGAACGATACTGTTAAACCCGGCACAATCAATACCCATTTAACAAATCTCAAACCGAAAATTGAGGCCTGGGATCACCAGATCAAAGTTCGCGAAGAGAACATCCTTGTTCAAAAAGCTCAAAAGAAAATTTAG
- a CDS encoding THUMP domain-containing class I SAM-dependent RNA methyltransferase, with amino-acid sequence MKKYRFEYFASCSMGLEELLAQEILALGAKTTKTVRGGVQFEAFHEVALKVILYSRIASRVFKYLFTFDVLNEKDYYLEATNIKWKSLMDVNQTFRLTTIYGDLPGEREEFRNSQFTNLKLKDAIVDWFRHHDGNRPSVGREFPDIAFLARIDRGEEKPYQVTLMYDLCGDPLNQRGYRMAKTEAPVKENVAAGILKMINWNPAEEGLIDAMCGSGTFTIEAALMAANIPPSFLKVERYLKNPQFKMWTFLNYPWLTQDKFLWDNFQKLLAEVTDATEKGLEFLRTKKGFIVGNDLSEMALISARENVKKAKLEGIIDLTKKDALELYPPTTKSVFICNPPYGERLEHNEEEKLKALYKGLGDHWKHAFKGHRAALFTGNLEMLKVVGLKTSKRHILFNGDIECRLAEYSLY; translated from the coding sequence ATGAAAAAATATCGCTTCGAATACTTTGCTTCTTGTTCAATGGGCTTGGAAGAGCTTCTCGCACAGGAAATTTTGGCGTTAGGTGCCAAAACAACCAAAACTGTAAGGGGCGGTGTTCAATTTGAGGCCTTTCATGAAGTTGCCCTAAAAGTGATTCTTTACTCACGCATTGCAAGCCGAGTGTTCAAATACCTCTTCACTTTCGATGTGCTAAACGAAAAAGATTATTATCTTGAAGCGACAAATATCAAGTGGAAGAGCTTAATGGATGTGAATCAGACTTTCCGTCTGACAACAATTTACGGTGACCTTCCAGGCGAGCGTGAAGAATTCAGAAACTCTCAGTTCACAAACTTAAAACTTAAAGACGCGATCGTTGATTGGTTCCGTCATCACGATGGTAACCGTCCAAGTGTTGGCCGTGAATTTCCAGATATTGCTTTCCTTGCCCGCATTGATCGAGGTGAAGAGAAACCTTATCAGGTAACTCTTATGTACGACCTATGTGGTGATCCACTTAACCAACGTGGATACCGTATGGCGAAGACCGAAGCTCCAGTTAAAGAAAACGTGGCAGCGGGTATTCTGAAAATGATCAATTGGAATCCAGCTGAAGAAGGTCTTATCGATGCCATGTGTGGCTCTGGTACTTTCACCATTGAAGCAGCTCTGATGGCAGCGAACATTCCACCAAGCTTCTTAAAAGTTGAACGTTATTTAAAAAATCCCCAATTCAAAATGTGGACCTTCCTGAACTACCCTTGGCTCACACAGGACAAGTTTCTTTGGGATAACTTCCAAAAACTTTTAGCTGAAGTGACTGACGCAACTGAAAAAGGTCTGGAGTTCCTTCGTACCAAGAAAGGCTTCATCGTTGGAAATGATCTTTCTGAGATGGCCCTTATTTCAGCTCGTGAAAACGTTAAAAAAGCCAAGCTTGAAGGCATCATCGATCTTACTAAAAAAGATGCACTTGAATTGTATCCACCAACGACAAAATCAGTTTTCATTTGTAACCCACCATATGGTGAGCGTTTAGAGCACAATGAAGAAGAGAAACTTAAGGCCCTCTACAAAGGTCTTGGTGATCATTGGAAACACGCCTTTAAGGGTCACAGGGCAGCTCTATTCACTGGTAATTTAGAGATGTTGAAAGTTGTAGGTCTGAAGACCTCGAAACGTCACATTCTCTTTAACGGTGACATCGAGTGTAGACTTGCTGAGTACTCTCTTTACTAA
- the ahcY gene encoding adenosylhomocysteinase, protein MKATFSEGTYGNSTRLKYKVKDISLADWGRKEIKLAEAEMPGLMSLREEFGKSKPLKGARIAGCLHMTIQTAVLIETLVELGADVTWSSCNIFSTQDHAAAAIAAAGIPVYAWKGMTEEEFNWCIHETIFFGEKKEPLNMILDDGGDLTEMVLSKYPELYKGIKGISEETTTGVHRLYELEKVGKLPVPCINVNDSVTKSKFDNKYGCRESCVDAIRRATDVMIAGKVAVVAGFGDVGKGSADSLRGAGARVIVTEIDPICALQAAMEGFEVKKMADAVKEADIVVTTTGCRDIVTGEHFKAMKDKTIVCNIGHFDIEIDMAWLNKNYGHTKDTIKPQVDLYTLENNKQVIVLAEGRLVNLGCATGHPSFVMSNSFTNQTLAQIELWANSNKYEKKVYMLPKHLDEKVARLHLKKIGVELDTLTPNQAEYLGISASGPFKPEYYRY, encoded by the coding sequence ATGAAAGCAACTTTTTCAGAGGGTACCTACGGTAACTCAACTCGCTTAAAGTACAAGGTTAAAGATATCTCGCTAGCTGATTGGGGCCGCAAGGAAATCAAATTAGCTGAAGCTGAGATGCCAGGTCTAATGTCTCTTCGTGAAGAATTCGGTAAATCGAAGCCACTAAAAGGCGCTCGTATTGCTGGTTGTCTCCATATGACGATCCAAACTGCTGTTCTTATTGAAACTCTGGTAGAGCTTGGTGCAGACGTTACTTGGTCTTCTTGTAACATCTTCTCAACTCAGGACCACGCTGCTGCTGCAATCGCGGCCGCTGGTATTCCAGTATATGCTTGGAAAGGCATGACTGAAGAAGAGTTCAACTGGTGTATCCACGAGACTATTTTCTTCGGCGAGAAGAAAGAGCCTCTAAATATGATCCTTGATGATGGTGGTGACTTAACTGAGATGGTTCTTTCTAAGTACCCAGAGCTTTACAAAGGCATCAAAGGTATCTCAGAAGAAACTACTACAGGTGTTCACCGTCTATATGAACTTGAGAAAGTTGGAAAACTTCCAGTTCCATGTATCAACGTAAACGATTCTGTAACTAAATCTAAATTCGATAACAAGTACGGTTGTCGTGAGTCTTGCGTAGATGCTATCCGTCGCGCAACTGACGTTATGATCGCTGGTAAAGTTGCTGTTGTTGCTGGTTTCGGCGACGTAGGTAAGGGATCTGCTGATTCTCTACGTGGTGCTGGTGCACGCGTAATCGTAACTGAAATTGATCCTATCTGTGCTCTTCAAGCTGCAATGGAAGGTTTCGAAGTTAAGAAGATGGCAGATGCAGTTAAAGAAGCTGACATCGTTGTAACAACAACTGGCTGTCGTGACATCGTAACTGGTGAGCACTTCAAAGCAATGAAAGATAAGACGATCGTTTGTAACATCGGTCACTTCGATATCGAAATCGATATGGCATGGTTGAACAAAAACTACGGTCACACAAAAGACACTATTAAGCCTCAAGTAGATCTTTATACTCTTGAAAATAACAAGCAAGTTATCGTTCTAGCTGAAGGCCGTCTTGTGAACCTTGGATGTGCTACTGGTCACCCAAGCTTCGTAATGTCGAACTCATTCACAAACCAAACTCTTGCTCAAATTGAATTGTGGGCCAATTCAAACAAGTATGAGAAGAAAGTGTATATGCTACCGAAGCACTTAGATGAGAAAGTAGCGCGTCTACACTTGAAGAAGATCGGCGTTGAGCTTGATACTTTAACTCCGAACCAAGCTGAATATCTTGGAATCTCTGCTTCTGGCCCATTCAAGCCAGAGTACTACCGCTACTAA